The following proteins are encoded in a genomic region of Xenopus laevis strain J_2021 chromosome 3L, Xenopus_laevis_v10.1, whole genome shotgun sequence:
- the ulk3.L gene encoding serine/threonine-protein kinase ULK3 isoform X1: MSCTRNAREVVAIKCVSKKSLNKAAVENLLTEIEILKTVHHPHILELKDFQWDQDYIFLITEYCAGGDLSRFIRTRRILPERIVQVFLQQLASALKFLHEKNISHLDLKPQNILLSRLDRPHLKLADFGFAQHMSSEDAPQALRGSPLYMAPEMVCSKHYDARVDLWSVGVILYEALFGKAPFASKSFSELEEKILSHKTIELPTRARLSPECRDLLQQLLQRDPDKRISFIEFFAHLFVDLEHMPSAETLEKATRLVVEAVEKDSAGEHSAALTLYCKALEYFIPALHYESDAKRKEAMRSKVCQYISRAEELKVLVSSSNKTLLMQGISGRELLKEMAQDKPRLFSALEVASAAVAKDEEGCACDALDLYQQSLGELLLMLSAESPGRRRELLHAEIQTLMGRAEFLKEQMKTSQWKSESLGQEVLSESVRNSCSLQ; the protein is encoded by the exons ATGAGCTGCACG AGAAACGCTAGAGAAGTTGTGGCCATTAAATGTGTCAGCAAGAAAAGTCTGAACAAAGCAGCAGTAGAAAATCTTTTGACTGAGATCGAAATTCTGAAGACTGTTCATCATCCACACATTCTCGAGctaaaggacttccag TGGGACCAAGACTACATATTTTTAATTACAGAGTACTGTGCTGGAGGGGACTTGTCTCGCTTTATCCGAACACGAAGAATTCTCCCAGAGAGAATTGTGCAGGTTTTCTTACAACAGCTTG CTAGCGCTCTGAAGTTTCTGCATGAGAAGAACATTTCCCACTTGGACTTAAAACCTCAGAATATCCTTCTGAGCAGACTGGACAGGCCTCACCTCAAACTTGCTG ATTTTGGCTTTGCTCAGCATATGTCATCTGAGGATGCACCTCAGGCCCTTAGGGGATCGCCACTCTACATGGCTCCTGAGATGGTGTGCAGCAAACACTATGATGCACGTGTAGATTTGTGGTCTGTTGGGGTGATACTGTATG AAGCATTATTTGGGAAGGCACCATTTGCATCAAAATCATTCTCTGAGCTGGAGGAGAAGATACTCAGCCACAAGACAATAGAG CTGCCTACTAGAGCACGTTTATCCCCTGAATGTCGGGATTTGCTTCAACAACTCCTGCAGAGAGACCCTGACAAAAGAATCTCATTCATAGAATTCTTTGCTCACCTTTTTGTGGATTTGGAGCACATGCCATCTGCAGAGACCCTGGAGAAAGCT ACCAGACTAGTTGTAGAAGCAGTGGAGAAGGATAGTGCTGGAGAACACTCAGCTGCCCTCACCTTATACTGCAAAGCCCTTGAGTATTTCATACCTGCCCTGCATT ATGAATCAGATGCCAAACGGAAAGAAGCAATGAGGTCAAAG GTCTGTCAGTACATTTCCCGAGCAGAAGAACTGAAGGTACTGGTATCCTCCAGTAACAAGACTCTCCTGATGCAGGGCATCTCAGGTCGGGAGCTTCTGAAAG AAATGGCCCAGGACAAGCCACGTCTCTTCTCTGCTTTGGAGGTGGCCTCAGCTGCAGTTGCCAAA GATGAGGAGGGCTGTGCTTGTGATGCTCTGGACCTTTACCagcagagccttggggaactcctgCTAATGTTATCAG CAGAATCACCTGGAAGAAGAAGGGAGTTATTGCATGCTGAG ATACAAACACTAATGGGACgtgcagaatttttaaaggaGCAG ATGAAAACATCTCAGTGGAAATCAGAATCTCTGGGACAAGAGGTGCTGTCCGAATCTGTGCGTAATT CTTGTTCCCTGCAGTGA
- the ulk3.L gene encoding serine/threonine-protein kinase ULK3 isoform X2, which produces MSSALKFLHEKNISHLDLKPQNILLSRLDRPHLKLADFGFAQHMSSEDAPQALRGSPLYMAPEMVCSKHYDARVDLWSVGVILYEALFGKAPFASKSFSELEEKILSHKTIELPTRARLSPECRDLLQQLLQRDPDKRISFIEFFAHLFVDLEHMPSAETLEKATRLVVEAVEKDSAGEHSAALTLYCKALEYFIPALHYESDAKRKEAMRSKVCQYISRAEELKVLVSSSNKTLLMQGISGRELLKEMAQDKPRLFSALEVASAAVAKDEEGCACDALDLYQQSLGELLLMLSAESPGRRRELLHAEIQTLMGRAEFLKEQMKTSQWKSESLGQEVLSESVRNSCSLQ; this is translated from the exons atgt CTAGCGCTCTGAAGTTTCTGCATGAGAAGAACATTTCCCACTTGGACTTAAAACCTCAGAATATCCTTCTGAGCAGACTGGACAGGCCTCACCTCAAACTTGCTG ATTTTGGCTTTGCTCAGCATATGTCATCTGAGGATGCACCTCAGGCCCTTAGGGGATCGCCACTCTACATGGCTCCTGAGATGGTGTGCAGCAAACACTATGATGCACGTGTAGATTTGTGGTCTGTTGGGGTGATACTGTATG AAGCATTATTTGGGAAGGCACCATTTGCATCAAAATCATTCTCTGAGCTGGAGGAGAAGATACTCAGCCACAAGACAATAGAG CTGCCTACTAGAGCACGTTTATCCCCTGAATGTCGGGATTTGCTTCAACAACTCCTGCAGAGAGACCCTGACAAAAGAATCTCATTCATAGAATTCTTTGCTCACCTTTTTGTGGATTTGGAGCACATGCCATCTGCAGAGACCCTGGAGAAAGCT ACCAGACTAGTTGTAGAAGCAGTGGAGAAGGATAGTGCTGGAGAACACTCAGCTGCCCTCACCTTATACTGCAAAGCCCTTGAGTATTTCATACCTGCCCTGCATT ATGAATCAGATGCCAAACGGAAAGAAGCAATGAGGTCAAAG GTCTGTCAGTACATTTCCCGAGCAGAAGAACTGAAGGTACTGGTATCCTCCAGTAACAAGACTCTCCTGATGCAGGGCATCTCAGGTCGGGAGCTTCTGAAAG AAATGGCCCAGGACAAGCCACGTCTCTTCTCTGCTTTGGAGGTGGCCTCAGCTGCAGTTGCCAAA GATGAGGAGGGCTGTGCTTGTGATGCTCTGGACCTTTACCagcagagccttggggaactcctgCTAATGTTATCAG CAGAATCACCTGGAAGAAGAAGGGAGTTATTGCATGCTGAG ATACAAACACTAATGGGACgtgcagaatttttaaaggaGCAG ATGAAAACATCTCAGTGGAAATCAGAATCTCTGGGACAAGAGGTGCTGTCCGAATCTGTGCGTAATT CTTGTTCCCTGCAGTGA
- the ulk3.L gene encoding serine/threonine-protein kinase ULK3 (The RefSeq protein has 1 substitution compared to this genomic sequence), whose amino-acid sequence MAAGWAPPRLEDFILTEKLGSGSYATVYKAYRKRNAREVVAIKCVSKKSLNKAAVENLLTEIEILKTVHHPHILELKDFQWDQDYIFLITEYCAGGDLSRFIRTRRILPERIVQVFLQQLASALKFLHEKNISHLDLKPQNILLSRLDRPHLKLADFGFAQHMSSEDAPQALRGSPLYMAPEMVCSKHYDARVDLWSVGVILYEALFGKAPFASKSFSELEEKILSHKTIELPTRPRLSPECRDLLQQLLQRDPDKRISFIEFFAHLFVDLEHMPSAETLEKATRLVVEAVEKDSAGEHSAALTLYCKALEYFIPALHYESDAKRKEAMRSKVCQYISRAEELKVLVSSSNKTLLMQGISGRELLKEMAQDKPRLFSALEVASAAVAKDEEGCACDALDLYQQSLGELLLMLSAESPGRRRELLHAEIQTLMGRAEFLKEQMKTSQWKSESLGQEVLSESVRNSCSLQ is encoded by the exons ATGGCTGCCGGCTGGGCGCCTCCTCGACTGGAAGACTTTATACTGACTGAAAAGCTGGGCAGCGGCTCCTATGCCACCGTCTACAAGGCGTACAGGAAG AGAAACGCTAGAGAAGTTGTGGCCATTAAATGTGTCAGCAAGAAAAGTCTGAACAAAGCAGCAGTAGAAAATCTTTTGACTGAGATCGAAATTCTGAAGACTGTTCATCATCCACACATTCTCGAGctaaaggacttccag TGGGACCAAGACTACATATTTTTAATTACAGAGTACTGTGCTGGAGGGGACTTGTCTCGCTTTATCCGAACACGAAGAATTCTCCCAGAGAGAATTGTGCAGGTTTTCTTACAACAGCTTG CTAGCGCTCTGAAGTTTCTGCATGAGAAGAACATTTCCCACTTGGACTTAAAACCTCAGAATATCCTTCTGAGCAGACTGGACAGGCCTCACCTCAAACTTGCTG ATTTTGGCTTTGCTCAGCATATGTCATCTGAGGATGCACCTCAGGCCCTTAGGGGATCGCCACTCTACATGGCTCCTGAGATGGTGTGCAGCAAACACTATGATGCACGTGTAGATTTGTGGTCTGTTGGGGTGATACTGTATG AAGCATTATTTGGGAAGGCACCATTTGCATCAAAATCATTCTCTGAGCTGGAGGAGAAGATACTCAGCCACAAGACAATAGAG CTGCCTACTAGAGCACGTTTATCCCCTGAATGTCGGGATTTGCTTCAACAACTCCTGCAGAGAGACCCTGACAAAAGAATCTCATTCATAGAATTCTTTGCTCACCTTTTTGTGGATTTGGAGCACATGCCATCTGCAGAGACCCTGGAGAAAGCT ACCAGACTAGTTGTAGAAGCAGTGGAGAAGGATAGTGCTGGAGAACACTCAGCTGCCCTCACCTTATACTGCAAAGCCCTTGAGTATTTCATACCTGCCCTGCATT ATGAATCAGATGCCAAACGGAAAGAAGCAATGAGGTCAAAG GTCTGTCAGTACATTTCCCGAGCAGAAGAACTGAAGGTACTGGTATCCTCCAGTAACAAGACTCTCCTGATGCAGGGCATCTCAGGTCGGGAGCTTCTGAAAG AAATGGCCCAGGACAAGCCACGTCTCTTCTCTGCTTTGGAGGTGGCCTCAGCTGCAGTTGCCAAA GATGAGGAGGGCTGTGCTTGTGATGCTCTGGACCTTTACCagcagagccttggggaactcctgCTAATGTTATCAG CAGAATCACCTGGAAGAAGAAGGGAGTTATTGCATGCTGAG ATACAAACACTAATGGGACgtgcagaatttttaaaggaGCAG ATGAAAACATCTCAGTGGAAATCAGAATCTCTGGGACAAGAGGTGCTGTCCGAATCTGTGCGTAATT CTTGTTCCCTGCAGTGA